The sequence ATGGGAGTGTATGGTGATTTACTGGAATATGATGGTTGTTTAAGAGAAATCGAATCATCCGATTAGAGGTACTAAAAATCTTGGGTCTGATTTGTGTATTGACAGAAAATTTTGGGTCCAATTTCAGAAAACTCTAGATCCGATTTGTATTCCTCTCTCTCTCTGCAATGAAATCGGATCCTCCGATTTGTATACTTTTCACagttttaaaaaatttcaaaaattataatgTTAGGTATATCACCACTCCTACTTCCATAaacttaaaaaaagaaaagaaaagaaactaaactTATTCATTTGAacctttttttttatgaatatacATAAATCAAAGAAGTTAGAgacaaataataatttttattaggtTCCCATCCAAATCATGTTTAATTGCTTTAATTATTCCAACTATCATTATTTTAGGATAAGCTCTGTTAGTTAGGAAAAACCAATGAGACCAAACTCATAATTCGGCATTATtcagaattatatatatataaaacaattgTTTGGAATACATACACTGTGTAATTGTTGCCacgtaaatataaataaatagatTTATGACCTTTATTTAAACTTATACCCTCTTGAATTTTCCGCACTAGTTAATTTTAATGTAATTTTCAGCAAATCAAGGAGCATGCATAATTTTATTAGGATACGAAATTACGAATTAATGTCTCTATTATGAATTTATGATGAAGGACAATATAATGGCAGTAATAGGACTTGGGGTAAGCTAAGCACCATTTGAATCTTCTAGGAGTTTCTATCACTTTTAATTTTCTCACCATAAATTGAAGTTCGTGGACACAAAAAGTTTGACAAAAGAAAATTTGAGTCCACTCCACCCAACTTGCTTTAATGGTTTGATTACGACCGAGTTGGTATTTGTATTAATTGTTCTGCGcatattttcatatttatttaaGAATAAGAAACGCGAGTTTGATATAAGAGTTTAACCTTACATAAATCTTAGGGTGAGCACAGATAGCGGGTACTCGATTATCCGTCCGAATACGAATCAaactaattaaattggttctgaaatcAATGGGTAATCGAGTTCAATCTGAACCAAACCGATAgtctttgttagtgattggtttgGATATCGGTTATGGAAATGCAGAATCCGAACCAATCCACAaatccgatcatatattaattaaataaaaaaataaaaaatatatatagatttTTTTATTAGGCAAAGATTATttactattaatatgtttggattttaatgagtttagttctTAACGTATTTGGTATTTCACATGTTtgaattatttctattgatgttacatgtttattgtacttgttgaatttttaagataaaaatttgattttttttttatgaatttcaaagttatcgggtacccaattactcgaaccgaaccaatccgttcttaatcggtttggtttggttcgagtACATATACAAAAAAACACAAATTCAAATCAAAAACCAAACTAATTATATTTTGATCGATTCGGTTATAATTTTATCATAAACCCAAACAAAACCGACCCGTACTCACCCCTAATAAATCCAAGCCTTTGTACAATTTTGAGCTTGAGAAAATGTATTCGTTTTATATTGTCTAAAAATATGACTTTtataataaaagagaaataatattttcttttaatactcCTGTATTATTAAAACTTCTAGATGTGTTTGTATaaatttgaaaattcaaaattcaagtcTTATTTTAGTCTTCTCCAGCAGCTGCGGTTGCAAGTTCATTTATAAAGTGACACGCACTATTGCCGGCGTTAACACTCAAAAACTCAAATGTCTTTGTCAATTTCATACTTATGAATCATCCAAAATATCATTCCACGCACTTGTTTTAAGTTTGATGCGTGATTTCCAACGAAATCTTGGCTGTTTTTCCCTTTTAATCCAATTTAAGTTCTCCAAAATCTATGTTTTGGGTATATACTTTTTAAGGGATTAACTAAAATATGTTATCTTAAGATTATTGGTTAAAaagaatgaaatattttttaatatatttgatgtataatatttttaaaaattataattattttttattttctaccaaaatttttatttgtgatatttttaataaatatgctTAAAAATTTATTagcttgaaataaaaaaaataattatcataAATTTAAACtctcaatatttatttaaataaaaagacaaacaattaataaatcaattcaaattgaTTTTTTGGTATTCCTAATCGAGGTTAATTTATTATAACATAATTATACTTGTATAGTTCTTATTGAAAATGCTTTtaagtaatttttcttttttatatatgtTGGGAAAAAAATTCCACATATTATTTCatcttttgaaattttaattcttTCATTTCACATTCAAAAAAGTTAAATCAATCTTATTCGTCTCaatttgttttgttttctttcctaactcttttctttttattgtttCACTTAATAAAAAGCTAATGTTTGACCATATCTTAGCAAGATTGTCCATATGAAAAGGAATATAATACACCACtcgtttattttatttattttattattatcatgGACGTAGAAATTAGAAATCAGCAAAGAATCGTTTTTTCcccttaattttctttaaatgcGTTCTTATTCTTAAATTCTTAAATACTTTTCTTAATTGTTGAATTCACTTGTACTACCCATACACAACACACTTAACAAAATTCTGAAAATTAATAGGAAACGCTGAAACATATGATTTGCATTTTCATCCCCACGCTAGTTTTGTGGGGCTATCCGCACTGTATTCTTAACTGTCACTGCCTCACTGGTGTGGATCATATGACCAGTCTCCACAGCAGCTACTTTATTTTGTCCGTTTTAAAAAGAAAAGTATATACTCTTcccattattattttaattttcaaattagaTAAAagtaaatttatttaatattttgagTTTTATATCAGACTCATATAATGAGTTACCATTTGTTCAAATTTGTTGGCATATAAATAACAGAATAACAACTAGGTGAATTCTACTATGTCTATAATTTGATGTCTAATTTttacctaaattattttttatgataatttttgaatatttaataattatttatttttatatttttaaaattaaatattaatttttaacttttttttaataatttagacAAACACTTTTACACACGTACCAATCACCTAACAACTATTTTAAAGATGTTTAGTGATTACTGCTTAGTTTATCTCATCACAGCAAACAGGAGACACAAAAATggaaacaataaaaaaaagtagAATGGAAACCGATTTCACATCCGCGACTGAAACTCTGTGAAACCCTCCAAACACAGCATTTCCGCATTTTAGCACACTCAACAAAAGAAAACTGAATAAAGacgccttcttcttcttcttcttctctcgtAAGAGCGAAACCAAATATGAGTGTTAGTGACTGAGTTACTATCAATCTCGACCGTCCGTTTTCTCAGCTGATTTATTAAACCACCGCCGTGGATGGGCAACACAGCTTCCACGGCCGCCGCCGCCGTCGCTAGTCGCCGCGAGAGCGCCGCTGTTCAAGGAAACCGTTCCGGAATCTCGTCCAAGTCCAGATCTGTTTCTTCCTCGGTCTCTCCGATGATCTCTTCCACCGTGAACTCCGTTGACGACGACGGCGGAAGCCGCCGTGACTTCGTTGAGCCTGATTACATCTCCGATCTTCCCGACGAGTGCTTGGCTTCGGTGTTCCAGTCGCTAAGCTCCGCGGATAGGAACCGGTGCTCGCTCGTTTGCCGGCGGTGGCTCCAGATCGAAGGCCAGAGCCGTCACCGCGTCTCGCTGAACGCGCAATCAGAGCTTTTGCCGGCAATACCGTCGCTGTTCTCGAGGTTCGACTCCGTTACGAAGCTGGCGTTGAAGTGCGACCGCAGATCCGCGAGCATCGGCGACGATGCTCTCGTCTTAATCTCGCGGCGGTGCCCTAATCTCACGCGCCTCAAGCTTCGCGCGTGCCGTGAGCTCACTGACGCAGGCATGGAGGCGTTCGCGAAGAACTGCAAGGGTTTGAAGAAGCTTTCGTGCGGATCTTGCATGTTCGGATCCAGAGCCATGAACGCGGTCCTTGAGAACTGCGGTTCGCTCGAGGAGCTCTCCGTCAAGCGCCTTCGTGGTATTACGGACGCCGCGGCGGCTGAGCCTATCGGTCCAGGCACAGCTGCGCAATCACTTCGTACGATCTGCCTGAAGGAGCTCTACAACGGACAGTGCTTTAGTTCGCTGATTCTCGGCGCAAAGAATCTGCGAACCTTGAAGCTTTTCCGGTGCTCTGGTGATTGGGACAAGCTATTCCAGCTCATCGCGGAGCGCTCCGCGGGCGGCAGCGGTGCTCCTAGCATCGTAGAAATTCACCTCGAGAGGCTTCAGATTAGTGATGTTGGCTTGCAAGCAATTTCTAATTGTTCGAATTTGGAGATTTTGCACCTTGTTAAAACCCCTGAGTGCACCGATGTAGGCTTAATTGCTATTTCTGAGAGATGTAAGCTTCTAAGGAAGCTTCATATAGATGGTTGGAAGGCTAATCGAATTGGTGATGAAGGTTTAATTGGTGTTGCTAAGGGTTGCCCTAATTTGCAGGAATTGGTGCTTATTGGTGTTAACCCTACGAAATTGAGTTTGGAGATGTTGGCTTCGAATTGCTTGAATCTAGAGAGGTTGGCTTTGTGTGGGAGCGATACAGTTGGTGACCCTGAGATATCTTGCATTGCTGCGAAATGTGTGGCTTTGAAGAAACTTTGCATCAAGGGTTGCCCTGTTTCGGATCATGGGATGGAGGCATTGGCTAGTGGATGTCCAAATTTggtgaaggtgaaggtgaagaAGTGTAAGGGTGTTACATCTGAGGGTGGGGATTGGTTGAGGCAGATTAGGGTGTCACTTGCAGTGAATTTGGATACTGGCGATACGGATCATCAAGATGCAAGTGCTAGTGATGGTGGAGCACAGGACAATGGATTGGAGTTTCCTCCAATGGCTGCCCATAATGCCGGAGGAGCCGGAGGAGGTGCATCAGCCGGTGTTGCTTCGAGTAGTACCGGTCGATCTACTTCATTTAAGTCGAGGTTAGGGCTTTTGTCCGGGAGGAGTTTAGTAGCTTGCACTTTGAGAAAGTGGACTGGTGGTAACACCAGTGCCCGGCATGGTTAGAGACAGAATAAAAAAGGCATAAGCAAGAACCCTAGTCTCTGACCATCTTTCATTGTTTTGTGTTTGCATCACTTGATTctcttattttcttgtatttAAAAAACCTGAAATTTATGCTGTGTGATGTTAACTGCCTCCTTCTGAATTGAATCTTCATAGTCGGAAGTGACAATCACATTGCTTTTGATTTCTTTCTGTTGGTGTACTAGTTGATGCTTTACTTGATTTGATAAACTCATTGACTTGTCCCCATATTCATCATCCATCTCATATACACGTTCTTAGGTTAATACTGCATGCTAAAACATGGTATGATAAATTGATCACATACTGATACATTGCTGGGTTGTTCATATCGTTAAACAGTCTTTTCTCTATTTTAGATTGAAAACTGCAGCATTTAATCATTTATAGTTCATGCTAGTTTAGGGAGACGGAGTTTGATAGTTCAGATGCTTCATAGTGAATGGCAAAAGAAATTATTTTTGTTGGTTATCTCAATGGATGAGTTTGTATAGGAAAACATTAGCAATGCTAAAAAAGAATGTTCTATTACAATTGCAGTTTGATGTTACCCATAGTTTTAACTTTTTAAGAGTGTTTTTGAATTTTGATGCTCCTTTGTGATATGGTTATAAGCGTGTGATTTGGCTTTGATTTGCCTTCTTGGGGACAAAAAATTTGAGAAATCATGCACCAAATCGATTCACAATTGCATCACCATTGAATGCGGTTGATTTGCCTTGCGGATGTTATAAAATGGGTTACATTTTTTATTAGAATCCAGTGGTTGGGTAGATATGAGCCAATGATGCACCCGTATCTGTTTAGTGGTTAGTCAAAGAGACAACCTAACTTCAATCTTCAATTATTGTTTTGATTCACCCCTTCTTACCCCGAAGCTTTATTAGGTCCTTGATAAGATATTGTAATCTAAGGCCAAACAGGGAAAAAGGGATACTTCGTGCACATGCATATTGCAGCAATTCTATTTTATTTCGAGGGCTGTTTTGGTCCTTCATGGTGACTACACTGCGGCAATCACATGAACTGTTTGTTGATTTTCCTTTTTGCGGGGTCAATAAAAGTTTCTGTTGATTTATTCAACTATATTTTTGCCTTGTGCATTTTATTTCTTTATCTAGTATCTGctttctttttactttattttccaACTTCCCAANNNNNGAAACTTACTGATCAAAACATTATTTAATTGTGAAGTTGTGGTTGGTAGTCGGTACCATGGATTTCGGGATTAGATTTTGGGGGTAGTTTATAACGGAATAAATTTAGTATAAACAGAATTACAGAAGTCTACCGGGTCATATTTATTGTCACACACATACACATGTATATTACTGTTGAGGAATAAATTTGGCAATGAtcgaattagtttttgaaaaataaagtTTTCTAAATTTGGCTCtaaaaaattttatcaattacattaatcatttaaaaattataaattaatcaccTTTGTCATTTCATTAACAGTTTTCATAATGTAAAATATTAACTAATAGTAAAGAGACAAAGTCATCTCTATTCAATATCAAGAATTATTTTCTCTTACATTTGTGATCAAGGGTGAGAAATTCAGAGTGAAGTTTCATTCTTCTATTTAGAGTTTTAAGTGTTTAACATATACTCTAAGAGCATATTTTCAACGTATTGAATATATAATCGAAATTCACGTTCCTAATTGAGGGGACCCAAGTTTCCTATTTAGCATATCGTCTCATTCAAATCATTCTCATTTCTTGAATCGTACCCGCGTTCCCTCAAATCAAATTTCTTCAAAGGTACGTTTTCGATCTTCTGTATACGTTTGAAAAATTGATCCGCTATTATATCGATTTCTAGTTGTGGAAATCGAAGCTGAACGTGAGGGGCAAGTGTAGGATCATCCATGGCTAGTCAAAAAGGCAATTTACGATTCCAACTTCCAAGAGGCACCATATGGAGCACCATGAGCATATGGAGCACGAACACAAACTTCAATGACTAGAAAATGCTGATATATATAGATACATCTTGCTAAAAACATTCCACCCAATGACCCAAATCTACCAAAACTGAACAAGGAAGAATACTTTAAATAGAACAGTAATTCATTTCAGTATCATGTTATGTAAATCACAGGAGATGATGGAAAATCTTACAGTGGTTCTCCGTGTACAAGGGAAAGAAAAATGTCTCCTCAGGCTTGAAGAAGGTCCATAGGAAAATCATATATCAAGCTATGAGAGTCAGAAAGCTATCTAAACTCACTTCAGAAAGGCTCAACTAAGGGTCAGATTACCTTGTATACCAAGAGTGGTGTATAAAGACACATTGAATTCAAGCTGTGTTCACTCACAATGCCTCCTTGAGATGGAAGGTTCTAGCTATGTTCCTAGCGTGGTCATATTCGTTGAGGTCGACAAGTATTTTCTTTAACCGGCGGGCTAGATGACTTGTGTCAGTCTCGGCTGCATTTCTTCTCTCTAAAATCCTTGCAAGTGACAGCACATAAGCCACCATGGGCTGCAATTTGTGGCTACAATAGGTAGAAAAAGAGAAAACACACACCTTTAGATTGTTGACGAGAAAAAATCAATGACAGACAATACACCAATTGCATGTGTGACAAAGTTAGATACAACGTATGATATCAACATACCTGCTGTCTCCAACAACACTTGGGCCAGCCCAGACCCCAGATAGGGAAGCAACGACACGTTCTGTTCTTGTTATTGCGTCATGAACATTTTCCGATATGCTTCTAAAGTGAGGTAGAACTTTTCCATACAAAAGCTCGTCAAGGGCAAGCTTCTCTAATACTGACATTGAAAATATATCCTTCCACAAGCAAATATTTCTCAATAATCTAACAGACACTCCAAACCGATATGCTGCAACTCCTGCAGCATCTGGAACAGCAGCTAGTACTAATGGACTCCAAGTTGGGACCTACACAGCATACAAGATGAAAATTAATTTATCCAATGCTTATCTTATATATCCTCCAAGGCCAAAATAGTTAAAAAGAAATGATCATTCAGACTAACCCCAAAAAATATATAATGCAGACTGGCAGAAAGTAAACAAGGAACATATGCAGAGAGTTCAGTTTTGAGGAAAATGAGATACATGAAAATGTACTTTCTAACTACTTTGTCAATATGAGCTTTCTGAACATACCATATGATTAGCAACAGCATCGGCCAGACGTGTACGAATGGAAACCAGCAAATCTGCAAGGGCTTCACTTTCATGTGACACATGTTGCACGACTAATTTTGTGGCAGCAATAGCATTTATGGTTTGCTGCTGACTAAACATGTCCCAGCAATGGGAAATTTCATAATGCAGAATAGGCAGTGCAACCTTTTCCACTAGATTTGGGACAAGTTCAAGATCAGCATCATTTTCATCATGAACAAAATCTTTTCCATCGCCAGACAAGCCATAACTGAACAACAATTTATACCTGTAGATAGAGAAGGGGAAGAGAGAAAACATATTAGAGATTGATGGAAGGAAAAAGATGCATAGCATCCTAATACAATCAAGTTAGGGATCAAAATTAAGTGACTAAGGAAATAAGTCAAAGGGGACTCCAGAATACCCCCGAAAAACTTCAAGAAAAATATAAGAGTAAATGGTCAACTTTGTCCCTGaaaaattgcttgttcttcaaatTAGTTcccaaaagatttttttttaatcaaattcgtgcTTAAATATTTTAAGTTGGTCACATTAATTCTTCTGTCACTTCCTTTGCTCATGGAGTCAGAGTTTACTAATATAATACGTTAAGTGACGCCACAACACACACCTAACCATCCTAGTTGGGTGCTAACATGAtaagtttataaaattagatcaaatccaTCTCAAATTGAGGGATTTTAATGCCTCAAGGTCCCCTTCAATTTGGGGTTGATTTGACCTAATTGTATAAACTTGTCATGTTAACAGTTAATTAGAACTGCCATGGGTACGTTGTGATTAGTGTGGTATCACTTAACATGCCACATCAGCAAATTTTGACACCATTAGCAACAGAAATAGCAGAAAAACTAATGTGACTAACTTAAAACCTTTGTAAggacaaatttgattaaaaaaattttcgagAACCAATTTTGAGAACGAGTGAGATGAATTTGACCATTCAATCAGATAAGTAATAAAAGAAGTCAATACCATTTCATATTTTGGAAGTCTAGTCCCTTACGAAGTGGGTCCCACCTCAGCAGTTCCAATCTTACATATGGAGAAAAGATCAATGGAAGACTCAATGAAATATAAGCATCAGCATAGCTTGAGGAATACTCTTTTTTCCATTCTTCAAATCTTCTTTTGACCAAAGACAGTTGACCATATTCCTCAGAGGCATCACTGAAAATCTCATCGGCAGCCTGCAGTACCAGATCCTGTTGTGACTGATATGCTTGGCTTTCGTCACCACTCTCATCAGTGCTTGATTCACCCTCTACTTTATTATCATCCAATTCCATGGATGACAGTTTTTTAGAATCAAATGCACGAGACCTCTTGCGTTGTTGACGAGCCTCAGCCCTCACTTTCAATTTCATCCGTTTCTCAAGATTTAAGTCTCTACCAAATTCATCTAACTCCACTGGAAGatctttttgttttcttatagCCGCAAATGCATCCTGAGCTGCACTTTTGGCAGCTTCAACATTGTTACCTTTCCTGCTTAAAACTGACATTGCAGCCTTCACAGCTGCTTCTATCTCCATCATTTCATCATCATTATTAGCGGCTCTTCTTTCAAAAACAGCTGACGCACGATCTTCATGAATTTTCTTCATTTGCTCTTCAAGTTCTTCAATGTAAAATGCTTTATGCTGAAAACAACAGCAGCAAATAATCTTAGTTAAAGCCCAAGAAGTGATACCCTCAAAAAGGCATTTATAAATAACAAGCAGACAATTCAGTTTCACGTATTTAATATCCAGCAGAAAGAAAATACATATTCATTAAGTTTATAAGAAGTATCAATGCAATGTAAATTTTTAACTCATGAACTTATTTCAGTACTTAATCTTATATAAAACAAAGGTCATGATAAAATACCCACTAAAATAAAGAGGGTAGAGAACCAGAAAAACTCTGGCTCAAGCTAGGTTCTGTACAGAAAGATGAAGCACATTAGGTGGGTGAATTTGATATTTATGCACACAACATAAAAATAACAAGGTCAGTCAAATATTCCCTAAAAAACTATATCCAAAAACATTCTAGACTACTAAAAAAACTATTTTATGGTTGACCAGCTGATTTGGAGGCAAATATTAGAAACAAGCACTCTGCTCTGAGCCCATAATAGTTAGGATAGAGATATTCGTTGACATACAtgataatcaattaatcatatgAGCCCAACATAAAATATATCCTGTAAAGAATTAAAAAATGTGCCAAATGTACTCATGAATACAACCAAGATGGGCATAGTGAAGAAGCAAACGAGGCAGAACTAGTGAAatgaaattaaggaaaaaaacAAAACTCTACGACCAACAGTGACCAATCTCTTTCTGCGATACATATATATATCATCTACATTTGATTGTGAAGGATGAACCAAAAAAGAAATTAGGAGACAGAAATGTGATTACCTGTAAAAAATCACATATATTGGTGACATAATTTCGGAGCCTTTGCATATACCTGTACTTCTCATCAGCTAGCGCCAAAGAGTTTTCAAGAGTAGTAATATTCAAAAGGGAGGCAGACAGATTTTCATCAGTTTTATTCAGTGATGACACTGTTCTTGCATGAGACTCCTGCCATCAAAATCCATTATAAGAGAAAGTTTGGCAAATTTCATACTAGACCAACTCCCATATACAAGGCAATTAACAGATTATATCCAAAGGCTATAAAAGTAtgcaataatttataatttatccaTATAGACATTAGTCCCATATAAACACATCAACACAATCATGCTTCAAAGAGTAAATGTTAAAGTGATGTGCACCTCACATCAGTGTCCAATACATGTCAGAAATGCAAACACACCGTCAAATTGGTGTGTATGCTTCATCGTTCGTGGTGAATAACAAAAGTGCAAAACAAAATGTTAGCTTAAAAGGATGCATCACCAAGAGCTTAACATTATTCACGCACATTATATGATTGAATAGATTAAAGAGAATATGATTCAGTCAATTAGCTCGCGTTTATGATAAAATTCACATTCTTGTCTTAGATTGGGGCCTCCATTCATGCTCATGCCTCAACTCTTAGAAAAACACCTTGGGCAGCTTCCACGTCATCAATTGTGTACAAAGAAGTAACAAAAATTTCCTACATAAAGAAATTCAATGAACCACTATCCAATATTCTAAGCTTGTCGTGCTTCTAATTAGATTATATACCCTAAATCCAAAATTTCCCCATATCAAGCTAATCAG is a genomic window of Arachis ipaensis cultivar K30076 chromosome B06, Araip1.1, whole genome shotgun sequence containing:
- the LOC107605635 gene encoding transcriptional repressor ILP1 → MSSARSRNFRRRATEPNDDDANDGTPSTTAMTTTTKPKKPPKLLSFADDEGDDADAPPSRASSKTHRSAAEKPSSRIAKPSSSSSSHKITNFKDRIAHSSSPSVPSNVQPLAGTYTKEALRELQKNTRTLVTSSSSASRASASGSGSDPKPSSEPVIVLKGLVKPLGSDADAARDSDSGGEQEDMEAKLAAVGIAANGKDSVIPDEKTIRAIRAKRERLRQARPAAPDYISLDGGSNHGEAEGLSDEEPEFRGRIAMFGEKKKDAGKKGVFEDADVDERLKVKKGDDDVGYGYGYDEEDEEEKMWEEEQVRKGLGKRIDEGSGRVATNVPVVQVQHQQQQHKFIGPSVGTVYGTVPGVSVSPSIGGAIEATPALDVGSISQQAERTKKALQDNVKRLRESHARTVSSLNKTDENLSASLLNITTLENSLALADEKYRYMQRLRNYVTNICDFLQHKAFYIEELEEQMKKIHEDRASAVFERRAANNDDEMMEIEAAVKAAMSVLSRKGNNVEAAKSAAQDAFAAIRKQKDLPVELDEFGRDLNLEKRMKLKVRAEARQQRKRSRAFDSKKLSSMELDDNKVEGESSTDESGDESQAYQSQQDLVLQAADEIFSDASEEYGQLSLVKRRFEEWKKEYSSSYADAYISLSLPLIFSPYVRLELLRWDPLRKGLDFQNMKWYKLLFSYGLSGDGKDFVHDENDADLELVPNLVEKVALPILHYEISHCWDMFSQQQTINAIAATKLVVQHVSHESEALADLLVSIRTRLADAVANHMVPTWSPLVLAAVPDAAGVAAYRFGVSVRLLRNICLWKDIFSMSVLEKLALDELLYGKVLPHFRSISENVHDAITRTERVVASLSGVWAGPSVVGDSSHKLQPMVAYVLSLARILERRNAAETDTSHLARRLKKILVDLNEYDHARNIARTFHLKEAL
- the LOC107605636 gene encoding F-box protein At1g47056 gives rise to the protein MGNTASTAAAAVASRRESAAVQGNRSGISSKSRSVSSSVSPMISSTVNSVDDDGGSRRDFVEPDYISDLPDECLASVFQSLSSADRNRCSLVCRRWLQIEGQSRHRVSLNAQSELLPAIPSLFSRFDSVTKLALKCDRRSASIGDDALVLISRRCPNLTRLKLRACRELTDAGMEAFAKNCKGLKKLSCGSCMFGSRAMNAVLENCGSLEELSVKRLRGITDAAAAEPIGPGTAAQSLRTICLKELYNGQCFSSLILGAKNLRTLKLFRCSGDWDKLFQLIAERSAGGSGAPSIVEIHLERLQISDVGLQAISNCSNLEILHLVKTPECTDVGLIAISERCKLLRKLHIDGWKANRIGDEGLIGVAKGCPNLQELVLIGVNPTKLSLEMLASNCLNLERLALCGSDTVGDPEISCIAAKCVALKKLCIKGCPVSDHGMEALASGCPNLVKVKVKKCKGVTSEGGDWLRQIRVSLAVNLDTGDTDHQDASASDGGAQDNGLEFPPMAAHNAGGAGGGASAGVASSSTGRSTSFKSRLGLLSGRSLVACTLRKWTGGNTSARHG